One genomic window of Numida meleagris isolate 19003 breed g44 Domestic line chromosome 1, NumMel1.0, whole genome shotgun sequence includes the following:
- the CAPZA3 gene encoding F-actin-capping protein subunit alpha-3 — translation MLQLAAGPFPFPHTPAPLLVFQHPLGAFPTLRPHWHWFQMCEVTNCGVLKLHQFWASPLSCGCSLSIPSPHLSSSIFLLALTPVMSVGQGLRESEKLSLICGLLCQSPPGEFKQVVQDLCALLQDDELVRQEAARVGARHNKNNFTPVLVNGNTVLLTQYNDLGGNRFFYPQDKFSFEFDHLSGVTSKTHLHRVMLDEGELWRGALHKGLNAYVNCHFPVGNCCVFKKSLGKREMLVACIEAHQYQPIKHWNSLWKSDWTFALTPVMTRVTGIFLLQLHYFRDANLHVTVNKSVSESLHVIDRNQFVRDFVKFVKAEDNKIHTAILENIQALSEHTWRKNLRRRLPITRTFMNWNDLLNNQHQETSIFRKNVPP, via the coding sequence ATGCTCCAGCTCGCAGCGGggccttttcccttccctcacaccccagcccctctgctggtGTTCCAGCACCCTCTTGGTGCCTTCCCCACACTCAGACCCCATTGGCACTGGTTCCAGATGTGTGAGGTCACAAACTGTGGAGTTCTGAAACTTCACCAGTTCTGGGCCTCCCCACTATCTTGTGGCTGTTCCCTCAGCATCCCCTCCCCTCACCTGTCATCTTCCATCTTTCTCTTAGCCCTGACCCCAGTCATGagtgtggggcaggggctgcgTGAGTCGGAGAAGCTGTCCCTCATTTGCGGACTGCTGTGCCAGTCCCCTCCAGGGGAGTTCAAGCAGGTTGTCCAAGacctctgtgctctgctccaaGATGACGAGCTAGTGAGGCAGGAGGCTGCCCGCGTTGGGGCCCGTCACAATAAGAACAACTTCACCCCTGTCCTTGTAAATGGGAACACTGTGCTACTGACTCAGTACAATGACTTAGGGGGAAACCGCTTCTTTTACCCACAAGACAAATTCTCCTTTGAGTTTGACCACTTGAGTGGGGTAACCAGCAAAACTCATTTGCACAGAGTGATGCTAGACGAGGGGGAGCTGTGGAGGGGAGCGCTCCACAAGGGCTTGAATGCCTATGTGAACTGCCACTTTCCTGTCGggaactgctgtgttttcaagaaaagcCTGGGGAAGAGGGAGATGTTAGTGGCCTGCATTGAAGCTCATCAGTACCAGCCCATAAAACACTGGAACAGCCTTTGGAAGTCTGACTGGACTTTTGCTCTGACTCCAGTTATGACCCGCGTTACAGGGatatttcttctccagttaCACTACTTCAGAGATGCTAACCTCCATGTAACCGTCAACAAGTCTGTAAGCGAGTCTCTGCATGTGATAGACCGAAATcagtttgtcagagattttgTGAAGTTCGTGAAAGCCGAAGACAACAAGATTCATACTGCCATTCTGGAAAACATCCAGGCCTTGTCAGAGCATACATGGAGGAAAAATCTGCGAAGGAGACTCCCTATTACTCGTACTTTTATGAACTGGAATGATCTATTGAATAATCAGCACCAGGAGaccagtattttcagaaaaaatgtacCTCCATGA